In Wenyingzhuangia fucanilytica, the following are encoded in one genomic region:
- a CDS encoding leucine-rich repeat domain-containing protein, whose amino-acid sequence MKRKVQLFWTALFAVCIVNAQTVGDVFMVNDVNYTVTSLSPNEVELGDNKTSLLTSIIVPTTIEDTNTSTTYTVTAIGENAFNTNDNITYIELPASVTEIKYRAFAYADGIETINFTTTSGVTILGRQAFFTCAISDVNELFELIEEVGQGCFSRANLTNTFSTAASLTNLVESANFRENEMEIVDLSASTSLTTLPASSFILCPNIVTVKLPLNLTSIGASTFDGCTSLNEMEVEATDPSSITVDASAFTGSGIATATLYVPVGSKSAYEVADVWKDFGTIVEGDITLSTNEVEKEFNFNIYPNPTSDVVTINSNQLNDASVSVYDITGELLFVNKLEGSSSNIDISNLISGVYMFKIETSKGQFTKRIIKE is encoded by the coding sequence ATGAAAAGAAAAGTACAATTATTTTGGACTGCTTTATTTGCAGTGTGTATTGTTAATGCACAAACAGTAGGAGATGTTTTTATGGTAAATGACGTAAATTATACTGTAACAAGTTTATCTCCAAATGAAGTAGAGTTAGGAGATAATAAGACTTCATTATTAACAAGTATTATTGTTCCAACTACTATAGAAGATACTAATACTTCAACAACTTATACTGTTACCGCTATTGGTGAAAATGCATTTAATACAAATGATAATATTACCTATATTGAGTTACCAGCTTCTGTTACCGAAATTAAGTACAGAGCTTTTGCTTACGCGGATGGTATAGAAACTATCAATTTTACAACGACTAGTGGTGTTACGATATTAGGGAGGCAAGCTTTTTTTACTTGTGCTATTAGTGATGTTAATGAGTTGTTTGAACTTATTGAAGAAGTTGGTCAAGGATGCTTTTCTAGAGCAAACCTTACAAATACATTCAGTACTGCTGCATCGTTAACTAATCTAGTAGAAAGTGCTAATTTTAGAGAAAATGAAATGGAAATTGTAGACTTGTCTGCATCAACATCTTTAACTACTTTACCAGCATCTTCATTTATATTATGCCCTAATATAGTTACTGTAAAATTACCACTTAATTTAACTTCAATAGGGGCAAGTACATTTGATGGTTGTACCTCATTAAACGAAATGGAAGTAGAAGCAACTGATCCTTCATCAATAACTGTTGATGCGTCAGCTTTTACTGGCTCTGGTATTGCAACAGCAACTCTTTATGTACCTGTAGGTTCAAAATCTGCTTATGAGGTGGCTGATGTTTGGAAAGATTTCGGAACTATTGTAGAGGGGGATATTACATTAAGTACAAACGAAGTTGAAAAAGAATTCAATTTTAATATTTACCCTAACCCTACAAGTGATGTTGTTACTATTAATAGTAATCAGCTTAATGATGCTAGCGTAAGTGTCTATGATATTACAGGGGAATTATTGTTTGTAAATAAATTAGAAGGTAGCTCATCTAATATTGATATATCTAATTTGATATCTGGGGTTTATATGTTTAAAATAGAAACAAGTAAAGGTCAATTTACAAAACGAATTATCAAAGAATAA